The following are encoded in a window of Camelus ferus isolate YT-003-E chromosome 20, BCGSAC_Cfer_1.0, whole genome shotgun sequence genomic DNA:
- the ENPP4 gene encoding bis(5'-adenosyl)-triphosphatase ENPP4 isoform X2: MHLFLILLFSGLITGGRGNSSYTLPPKLLLVSFDGFRADYLRNFEFPHLQNFIKEGILVEQVKNVFITKTFPNHYSIVTGLYEESHGIVANSMYDVVTKKHFSDFNDKDPFWWNEAVPIWVTNQLQENRSSAAAMWPGTDVPIRNATPSYFMNYSSSVSFGERLSNITTWLSSSNPPVTFATLYWEEPDASGHRYGPEDKDNMRRVLKEIDDHIGELVHKLKALGLWENLNVIITSDHGMTQCSSGRLINLDACINRSDYALIDLTPVAAILPKINITEAYNKLKICNSHMNVYLKEDIPARFHYQHNDRIQPIILVADEGWTIVLNKSSPPKCDHGYDNSLPSMNPFLAAHGPAFHKGYKHSTINIVDIYPMMCHILGLKPRLNNGTFSHTKCLLVDQWCINLPEAIGIVIGALLVLTTLTCLIIVMQNRLSGPRPFSRLQLQDDDDDPLIG, translated from the exons ATGCACTTATTTCTGATACTTCTGTTTTCTGGACTCATAACTGGTGGCAGAGGGAACTCTTCCTATACGTTGCCACCCAAGCTACTACTTGTATCCTTTGATGGCTTCAGAGCTGACTATCTCCGGAACTTTGAATTTCCTCATCTCCAGAATTTTATCAAAGAAGGCATCTTAGTAGAGCaggttaaaaatgtttttatcacaAAAACATTTCCAAACCACTACAGTATCGTGACAGGCCTGTATGAAGAAAGCCATGGCATTGTGGCTAACTCCATGTATGATGTCGTCACCAAGAAACACTTCTCTGACTTCAATGACAAGGATCCTTTCTGGTGGAATGAGGCAGTGCCTATTTGGGTGACCAACCAGCTTCAGGAAAACAGGTCCAGCGCTGCTGCTATGTGGCCTGGGACCGACGTCCCCATTCGCAATGCCACGCCTTCCTATTTCATGAACTACAGCTCCTCGGTGTCATTTGGGGAGAGGCTCAGTAACATCACCACGTGGCTGAGCAGTTCCAACCCACCAGTCACCTTTGCGACACTCTATTGGGAAGAGCCAGATGCAAGCGGCCACAGGTACGGCCCTGAAGATAAAGACAACATGCGCAGAGTGTTGAAGGAGATAGATGACCATATTGGTGAGCTAGTCCACAAGCTCAAGGCGTTAGGGCTGTGGGAAAATCTTAACGTGATCATCACAAGTGATCATGGGATGACGCAGTGTTCTTCGGGGAGGCTGATAAACTTGGATGCGTGCATCAACCGTTCAGACTACGCTCTTATAGACTTGACCCCAGTTGCTGCAATACTTCCCAAAATCA aCATAACAGAGGCTTATAACAAACTGAAAATCTGTAACTCGCACATGAATGTTTATCTCAAAGAAGACATTCCTGCCAGATTTCATTACCAACATAATGATCGAATTCAGCCCATTATTCTGGTTGCTGATGAAGGCTGGACAATTGTGCTAAATAAATCATCACCACCAAAAT GTGACCATGGTTATGATAATTCTTTGCCGAGTATGAATCCGTTCCTAGCTGCCCATGGGCCTGCATTTCACAAAGGCTACAAACATAGCACCATTAACATTGTGGACATTTACCCAATGATGTGCCACATCCTGGGATTAAAGCCACGTCTCAATAATGGAACCTTCAGTCATACCAAGTGCTTGCTGGTCGACCAGTGGTGCATCAATCTCCCAGAAGCCATCGGAATTGTTATTGGTGCGCTCTTGGTCTTAACCACTCTCACCTGCCTCATCATAGTCATGCAGAACAGACTCTCGGGGCCCCGGCCATTCTCCCGACTTCAGCTGCAAGATGACGACGACGATCCTTTAATTGGGTAA
- the ENPP4 gene encoding bis(5'-adenosyl)-triphosphatase ENPP4 isoform X1 yields MHLFLILLFSGLITGGRGNSSYTLPPKLLLVSFDGFRADYLRNFEFPHLQNFIKEGILVEQVKNVFITKTFPNHYSIVTGLYEESHGIVANSMYDVVTKKHFSDFNDKDPFWWNEAVPIWVTNQLQENRSSAAAMWPGTDVPIRNATPSYFMNYSSSVSFGERLSNITTWLSSSNPPVTFATLYWEEPDASGHRYGPEDKDNMRRVLKEIDDHIGELVHKLKALGLWENLNVIITSDHGMTQCSSGRLINLDACINRSDYALIDLTPVAAILPKINITEAYNKLKICNSHMNVYLKEDIPARFHYQHNDRIQPIILVADEGWTIVLNKSSPPKLGDHGYDNSLPSMNPFLAAHGPAFHKGYKHSTINIVDIYPMMCHILGLKPRLNNGTFSHTKCLLVDQWCINLPEAIGIVIGALLVLTTLTCLIIVMQNRLSGPRPFSRLQLQDDDDDPLIG; encoded by the exons ATGCACTTATTTCTGATACTTCTGTTTTCTGGACTCATAACTGGTGGCAGAGGGAACTCTTCCTATACGTTGCCACCCAAGCTACTACTTGTATCCTTTGATGGCTTCAGAGCTGACTATCTCCGGAACTTTGAATTTCCTCATCTCCAGAATTTTATCAAAGAAGGCATCTTAGTAGAGCaggttaaaaatgtttttatcacaAAAACATTTCCAAACCACTACAGTATCGTGACAGGCCTGTATGAAGAAAGCCATGGCATTGTGGCTAACTCCATGTATGATGTCGTCACCAAGAAACACTTCTCTGACTTCAATGACAAGGATCCTTTCTGGTGGAATGAGGCAGTGCCTATTTGGGTGACCAACCAGCTTCAGGAAAACAGGTCCAGCGCTGCTGCTATGTGGCCTGGGACCGACGTCCCCATTCGCAATGCCACGCCTTCCTATTTCATGAACTACAGCTCCTCGGTGTCATTTGGGGAGAGGCTCAGTAACATCACCACGTGGCTGAGCAGTTCCAACCCACCAGTCACCTTTGCGACACTCTATTGGGAAGAGCCAGATGCAAGCGGCCACAGGTACGGCCCTGAAGATAAAGACAACATGCGCAGAGTGTTGAAGGAGATAGATGACCATATTGGTGAGCTAGTCCACAAGCTCAAGGCGTTAGGGCTGTGGGAAAATCTTAACGTGATCATCACAAGTGATCATGGGATGACGCAGTGTTCTTCGGGGAGGCTGATAAACTTGGATGCGTGCATCAACCGTTCAGACTACGCTCTTATAGACTTGACCCCAGTTGCTGCAATACTTCCCAAAATCA aCATAACAGAGGCTTATAACAAACTGAAAATCTGTAACTCGCACATGAATGTTTATCTCAAAGAAGACATTCCTGCCAGATTTCATTACCAACATAATGATCGAATTCAGCCCATTATTCTGGTTGCTGATGAAGGCTGGACAATTGTGCTAAATAAATCATCACCACCAAAAT tagGTGACCATGGTTATGATAATTCTTTGCCGAGTATGAATCCGTTCCTAGCTGCCCATGGGCCTGCATTTCACAAAGGCTACAAACATAGCACCATTAACATTGTGGACATTTACCCAATGATGTGCCACATCCTGGGATTAAAGCCACGTCTCAATAATGGAACCTTCAGTCATACCAAGTGCTTGCTGGTCGACCAGTGGTGCATCAATCTCCCAGAAGCCATCGGAATTGTTATTGGTGCGCTCTTGGTCTTAACCACTCTCACCTGCCTCATCATAGTCATGCAGAACAGACTCTCGGGGCCCCGGCCATTCTCCCGACTTCAGCTGCAAGATGACGACGACGATCCTTTAATTGGGTAA